The Canis aureus isolate CA01 chromosome 11, VMU_Caureus_v.1.0, whole genome shotgun sequence genome has a segment encoding these proteins:
- the SOCS5 gene encoding suppressor of cytokine signaling 5 — translation MDKVGKMWNHFKYRCQNLFGHEGGSRSENVDMNSNRCLSVKERNLSIGDSTPQQQSSPLRENVALQLGSSPSKNSSRRNQNCATEIPQIVEISIEKDNDSCVTPGARLARRDSYSRHAPWGGKKKHSCSTKTQSSLDTDKKFGRTRSGLQRRERRYGVSSMHDMDSMSSRTVGSRSLRQRLQDTVGLCFPMRTYSKQSKPLFSNKRKIHLSELMLEKCPFPAGSDLAQKWHLIKQHTAPVSPHSTFFDTFDPSLVSTEDEEDRLRERRRLSIEEGVDPPPNAQIHTFEATAQVNPLYKLGPKLAPGMTEVSGDSTAIPQANCDSEEDTTTLCLQSRRQKQRQVSGDSHAHVSRQGAWKVHTQIDYIHCLVPDLLQITGNPCYWGVMDRYEAEALLEGKPEGTFLLRDSAQEDYLFSVSFRRYNRSLHARIEQWNHNFSFDAHDPCVFHSSTVTGLLEHYKDPSSCMFFEPLLTISLNRTFPFSLQYICRAVICRCTTYDGIDGLPLPSMLQDFLKEYHYKQKVRVRWLEREPVKAK, via the coding sequence ATGGATAAAGTGGGGAAGATGTGGAATCACTTCAAATACAGGTGTCAGAATCTCTTCGGTCACGAGGGAGGGAGCCGTAGTGAAAATGTGGACATGAATTCCAACAGATGTTTGTCTGTGAAAGAGAGAAACCTCAGTATAGGAGACTCCACTCCTCAACAACAAAGCAGTCCCTTAAGAGAAAACGTTGCCTTAcaactgggatcaagcccttccaAGAATTCTTCAAGGAGAAACCAAAACTGTGCCACTGAAATTCCTCAGATTGTCGAAATAAGCATTGAAAAGGATAATGATTCGTGTGTCACCCCAGGAGCAAGGCTAGCAAGAAGAGATTCCTACTCTCGGCATGCTCCGTGGGGTGGGAAGAAAAAACATTCCTGTTCTACAAAGACGCAGAGTTCATTGGATACTGATAAAAAGTTTGGTAGAACTCGAAGCGGACTTCAAAGGAGGGAGAGGCGGTATGGCGTAAGCTCCATGCACGATATGGACAGCATGTCCAGCAGAACTGTAGGAAGCCGCTCTCTGAGACAGAGGTTGCAGGATACTGTGGGCTTATGTTTTCCCATGAGAACTTACAGCAAGCAGTCAAAACCCCTCttttctaataaaagaaaaatacaccttTCTGAATTAATGCTTGAGAAATGCCCTTTTCCTGCTGGCTCAGATTTAGCCCAGAAATGGCATTTGATTAAACAGCATACAGCCCCTGTGAGCCCACACTCAACATTTTTTGATACATTTGATCCATCCTTGGTTTCTACAGAAGATGAAGAAGATAGGCTTCGAGAAAGAAGGCGGCTTAGTATTGAAGAGGGGGTTGACCCTCCTCCCAATGCACAAATACATACATTTGAAGCCACCGCACAGGTTAATCCGTTATATAAACTGGGACCAAAGTTAGCTCCCGGAATGACTGAAGTAAGTGGGGACAGTACTGCAATTCCACAAGCTAATTGTGACTCAGAAGAGGACACTACCACACTGTGTCTGCAGTCACGTAGGCAGAAGCAACGTCAGGTGTCTGGAGACAGCCATGCCCACGTTAGCAGACAGGGAGCTTGGAAAGTCCATACGCAGATTGATTACATACACTGCCTCGTGCCCGACTTGCTTCAGATCACAGGAAATCCCTGTTACTGGGGAGTGATGGACCGTTACGAAGCAGAAGCCCTCCTTGAAGGGAAACCTGAAGGCACATTCTTGCTCAGGGACTCTGCACAGGAGGACTACCTCTTCTCTGTGAGCTTCCGTCGCTACAACAGATCCCTGCATGCCCGAATCGAACAGTGGAACCACAACTTTAGTTTTGACGCCCACGACCCATGTGTATTTCACTCCTCCACTGTAACAGGACTTTTGGAACATTATAAAGATCCCAGTTCTTGCATGTTTTTTGAACCATTGCTTACTATATCACTAAACCGGACTTTCCCTTTTAGCCTGCAATATATCTGCCGTGCAGTAATCTGTAGATGCACTACATATGATGGAATCGATGGGCTCCCTTTACCATCCATGTTGCAGGATTTTCTGAAAGAGTATCATTATAAGCAAAAAGTTAGAGTTCGCTGGTTAGAACGAGAACCAGTCAAAGCAAAGTAA